In one Saccharibacillus brassicae genomic region, the following are encoded:
- a CDS encoding RNA polymerase sigma factor, producing the protein MEKTFAALIREHGAALSAYCRFLTGCKSESEDLLQETWLKAWTAYGAKERTWNRAYLRSIAYHAWIDRVRKVREESGYEADEEATTSEEDDPLRLWAAAERIVRLLTPEQRTVYLLMEYMRFTASETAALLRTTEGGVKASLHRARKKLGAQHRERIEECSGLHGEERVQPEESTVFAYLEAIRLQDVRALLVLRNGGSAEDAAIAVRCAGNGGAGRSAADAERRVPAAPVSSLARSRAA; encoded by the coding sequence ATGGAGAAGACGTTTGCGGCACTGATCCGGGAGCACGGCGCAGCGCTATCCGCGTACTGCCGTTTCCTGACGGGGTGCAAAAGCGAAAGCGAAGACCTGCTGCAGGAGACCTGGCTGAAAGCCTGGACGGCTTACGGCGCAAAAGAACGCACGTGGAATCGCGCTTATCTGCGCAGCATCGCGTATCATGCCTGGATCGACCGGGTGCGCAAAGTCCGTGAAGAGAGCGGGTACGAGGCGGACGAGGAAGCGACGACGTCCGAAGAAGATGATCCGCTGCGTCTATGGGCAGCAGCCGAACGGATCGTTCGCCTGCTGACGCCCGAGCAGCGCACGGTCTACCTGCTGATGGAGTATATGCGGTTTACCGCATCCGAGACGGCTGCCCTGCTGCGGACGACGGAAGGCGGGGTCAAAGCTTCCCTGCATCGCGCACGCAAAAAACTGGGCGCGCAGCACAGAGAACGAATCGAAGAGTGTTCCGGACTTCACGGCGAAGAGCGCGTACAACCCGAAGAGTCGACTGTGTTCGCCTATCTGGAAGCGATTCGGCTGCAGGACGTGCGGGCGCTGCTCGTTCTGCGAAACGGCGGAAGCGCGGAAGACGCCGCAATCGCTGTGCGCTGCGCCGGAAACGGCGGAGCGGGGCGTTCTGCCGCGGACGCCGAACGCCGAGTTCCGGCGGCTCCGGTCTCTTCCCTGGCACGCAGCAGGGCGGCCTGA
- a CDS encoding ATP-dependent Clp protease proteolytic subunit, whose product MSTFIPYVVEQTSQGERSYDIYSRLLKDRIVFLGSAIDDAVANSITAQLLLLEAEDPDKDIYLYINSPGGVTTSGFAIYDAMRHIKPDVHTICTGMAGSFAAILLLAGTPGKRCALPNSEVMIHQPHGGAQGQASDIAISAKRIVRTRERLNAIAAEHTGQPLDRIARDMDRDYFMSSEEALEYGIIDRIIDSPRRP is encoded by the coding sequence ATGAGCACTTTTATCCCTTATGTGGTGGAGCAGACGAGCCAGGGCGAACGATCCTACGATATTTATTCCAGGCTGCTCAAAGACCGGATTGTGTTTCTCGGGTCCGCTATCGACGACGCGGTGGCCAACAGTATCACGGCGCAGCTGCTGCTGCTCGAAGCGGAAGACCCGGACAAAGACATCTATTTGTATATCAACAGTCCCGGGGGCGTGACGACGTCGGGCTTTGCGATCTATGACGCGATGCGTCACATCAAGCCCGACGTGCATACGATCTGTACGGGCATGGCGGGTTCTTTTGCGGCGATTCTGCTGTTGGCGGGCACGCCGGGCAAACGCTGCGCGCTGCCCAACAGCGAGGTTATGATCCATCAGCCGCACGGCGGAGCGCAGGGGCAGGCAAGCGATATCGCGATCAGCGCCAAACGTATCGTCCGGACGCGCGAAAGATTGAACGCGATCGCCGCCGAGCATACGGGCCAGCCGCTCGACCGGATCGCCCGCGATATGGACCGGGATTACTTCATGTCCTCTGAGGAAGCGCTGGAGTACGGCATCATCGACCGGATTATCGATTCTCCGAGACGTCCCTGA
- a CDS encoding GNAT family N-acetyltransferase — translation MEIRKLTEREFDANIELTQYAFLYTISEQQKEERRSRFGEETVWGVFEEGALCAKLALMPLEVYVHGVKIKMGGIGGVATWPEKRRRGMVSGLLRRALEEMKAEGQLLSYLHPFSIAFYRKYGWELFTDNKNYTIPVDKLPARQNVPGRVVREVRDIETLRSVYDQAIRRYNGPMTRSRDWWEQRVMNGIPYTAVYYNEADEPEAYVLYAIEDRKWITEEIFWLNETARQGLWDFIVNHDSKLKEVQLKLPVDDPLSMLLPDPMVKQEIEPYFMARIVEAAAFIEAYPFAPSADAAHGSVFALQIEDRDAPWNDGRWIWSVSPDGSGKLEPFRASGDPEFPADPALAAVPSVTVTIGVLTSILLGYRRPSDLQRFGLLRTTEAAAAALDALIPVRTPYLADYF, via the coding sequence ATGGAGATCAGAAAATTGACCGAACGCGAATTTGACGCCAATATCGAACTGACGCAGTATGCTTTTTTGTATACGATAAGCGAGCAGCAGAAGGAGGAGCGCCGCAGCCGGTTCGGGGAAGAAACGGTTTGGGGCGTGTTCGAGGAAGGGGCGCTGTGCGCCAAGCTTGCGTTGATGCCGCTTGAAGTGTACGTGCACGGGGTCAAAATCAAAATGGGCGGGATCGGCGGAGTCGCCACCTGGCCCGAGAAACGCCGCCGCGGGATGGTGTCCGGACTGCTGCGCCGCGCGCTCGAAGAGATGAAAGCGGAAGGACAGCTGCTGTCTTACCTGCATCCGTTCTCGATCGCTTTTTACCGCAAATACGGGTGGGAGCTGTTTACCGACAATAAAAACTACACAATCCCTGTGGATAAGCTGCCTGCCCGCCAAAACGTACCCGGCCGCGTCGTACGCGAAGTGCGCGATATCGAGACGCTGCGGTCCGTGTACGATCAAGCGATCCGGCGCTACAACGGCCCGATGACGCGCAGCCGCGACTGGTGGGAGCAGCGGGTCATGAACGGTATTCCGTACACGGCCGTCTACTATAACGAAGCGGACGAACCGGAAGCTTACGTGCTGTACGCGATCGAAGACCGCAAATGGATCACCGAAGAAATTTTCTGGCTGAACGAGACGGCCCGGCAGGGACTGTGGGACTTTATTGTCAATCACGATTCCAAGTTAAAAGAAGTGCAGCTCAAGCTGCCCGTGGACGACCCGCTGTCGATGCTGCTGCCCGATCCGATGGTCAAACAGGAGATCGAGCCGTACTTCATGGCCCGGATCGTCGAAGCGGCGGCGTTTATCGAAGCGTATCCGTTCGCGCCTTCGGCCGATGCGGCGCACGGGTCCGTATTTGCGCTGCAAATCGAAGACCGCGACGCGCCGTGGAACGACGGCCGGTGGATCTGGAGTGTGTCGCCTGACGGAAGCGGCAAACTCGAACCTTTCCGCGCTTCCGGCGATCCGGAATTCCCGGCTGATCCGGCTCTCGCAGCCGTTCCGTCCGTTACCGTGACGATCGGCGTGCTCACTTCGATCTTGCTCGGATACCGCCGTCCTTCGGACCTGCAGCGCTTCGGCCTTCTGCGGACGACGGAAGCGGCCGCTGCCGCATTGGACGCGCTGATTCCTGTCCGCACGCCTTACCTCGCCGACTACTTCTGA
- a CDS encoding DUF1294 domain-containing protein, whose product MNVTIPAADLALAAWLLVLNLVAYAVMASDKRRAKKRARRIPERTLFVWAAVGGALGIWLAMAQKRHKTQHASFRFGIPALLLLNVLLYGGAFYLLHR is encoded by the coding sequence ATGAACGTAACGATACCCGCGGCGGATCTTGCGCTTGCGGCGTGGCTGCTCGTGCTCAATCTGGTCGCTTACGCGGTCATGGCGTCGGATAAGCGCCGAGCCAAAAAACGCGCGCGGCGCATTCCGGAACGGACGCTGTTTGTATGGGCGGCCGTCGGGGGAGCGCTCGGGATCTGGCTGGCGATGGCGCAAAAACGGCACAAAACGCAGCATGCGTCGTTCCGCTTCGGCATCCCGGCGCTGCTGCTGTTGAACGTGCTTCTCTACGGAGGCGCGTTCTATCTGCTGCACCGGTAA
- a CDS encoding universal stress protein — translation MLFSKVLVAYDGSKASNKALDRAAALVKASPDAVLEVLHIYDYPRFFVGDGIAPVPGSVNKEFFDLAEQTVEEARRRLAEAGVDARIEMRQGAPAVLVLEYAKELNADLIVIGSRGLGAIREFVLGSVSHNVVQQAQVPVLVVK, via the coding sequence ATGCTGTTCTCCAAAGTTCTCGTGGCCTATGACGGTTCCAAAGCGTCCAACAAGGCGCTCGATCGCGCGGCCGCGCTCGTGAAAGCTTCGCCGGACGCCGTGCTGGAAGTGCTGCATATTTACGATTATCCGCGCTTTTTCGTCGGAGACGGAATCGCGCCGGTACCGGGCAGCGTCAACAAGGAGTTTTTCGATCTGGCGGAGCAGACCGTGGAAGAAGCTCGCCGCCGCCTCGCGGAAGCGGGCGTGGACGCGCGTATCGAGATGCGTCAGGGAGCGCCGGCCGTCCTGGTTCTCGAATACGCCAAAGAGCTGAACGCGGATCTGATCGTGATCGGCAGCCGCGGGCTCGGTGCGATTCGCGAGTTCGTGCTCGGAAGCGTCAGCCATAACGTCGTGCAGCAGGCCCAGGTTCCGGTGCTGGTCGTCAAGTAA